TGGTCCCGCGAAGATTGCGCCagtcgtcctgcagtgtcctggcagtagtaatggcgtgggacggtcccggaccccctggtcggagtgcgggcgtacacactagaaggtccaggagcgcgtggaagtcccggaccccataagggggaggtccggggtcccTGCCCGTGCGTGCAGAGCGCCCctctcggaaggacacgtgacatcgccggaccccttccccagcgggaggtgagtccggatggttgatgtcggcagaacagtaacgggggcggcgccaacttgtcttgcCCCGTATTGAATGTccacagtgttgctacagcgaccggggtggcggagcggtgaccggggtcagtggATGGGACGTCGGTCACATCCACCGCGGGAGCGGCGGTCTGGCGCCGCCCGtcatttgagccgtggcggagtggctggcctttaatgccttcgtacggcggtcggttgggcggcggggccgtttgtcccttgtgccgtgagacggcctcgagcgaggcggagatgagtcacctgctcgagggcagacccgctaccctcgagcgaggcggagatgagtcacatGCTCGAGGGCAGacccgctaccctcgagcgaggcggagatgagtcacctgctcgagggcagacccgctaccctcgagcgaggcggagattagtcacctgctcgagggcagatccgctaccctcgagcgaggcggagattgcccagcgggcCTGAGAGGGACCCTCAGCGAAGCGGAGATCGTTCTTCTGGTTCGAGGGGGGtgggaatgggccgcatgctgggcttctttgagtcctttcctttcttccgaataggaagcaggccgtgggccttcgtgggtccagttgccttaacaggtaTTCGTGTTttaaaagcgatcttagtaccccaattagggtgtccctaattatggtacccgacaaaaaggtttgacgaaagagGATAGTGACCCATTTTTTAATAGAATGAAAATGATTCCACCAAAAAATTAATACTTTTATACCAGCAATTTCTATACCCACAACCCGCTTCTTGTATCAACATATTTCTCTCTTTTGACACacactttaatttcttttgcacATGTGTTCACCTATAATTCGCGTCATATTTGTTTTGAAAGGATAATaattaatattattattttatggAAAGAAAAGTGTATtattttttggaagaaaaataaatgacatcgTTATTTGATGGAAAAAATttaaatatgtgcatgtaacGCGTACATCTCCACTAGGTAAAACTTAAAAGATACTACATTTCAAATACAAATATATTGATGCAACTCCACGATGTATATAATTTGACTGATTGTCGATAAAAGTTTACaaagtttgatttttttttttggaattctGATGGTGTTCAGTTGTGTAGTTATTTTCTAGCTTGGTCTCTGAACTTTGATGGTGcttgatctttttttttatttgaaaagttagaaaaaaCTTTGATGGTGCTTCATCCGTGAGACGGTAACCTGCATCCATGCGCTctgccatttttttctttttagataaaggaaattCCATGCGCTCTGCCAATTTGAGCTGAAGAAATGATTCTGCTGCAACTCGTAGTACTCTACTTTCTTCCTCGCAGGATATGAATTGCCTCGTGGATTCGCTTTCGTTTATCCATTGCTGGTGCAGAAATTTTGGCAGCACACTGAGGCTGCCCGAGCCTCTGAGCCCCTCCCTATCCGAAACCAATGGCCATCCAAACGTCACCTAGCCGTTCAAGGCCACCAaatccaccaccacctccagccGGCAGCCGCACCCCCAGTCCGCCACccgagccgccgcgcgccgctctcGGGGGCTCCCCACCGCGCTCCCCTGTGCTGGcccacgccgctcgccggcaacCCAAGTCAGGAGAGAGGAGACCAAGAATCTGGCGGCGGCGAGACCCTGCGCCGGCTCGTCCTCCCGCGCCCCAAATTACCCAGCGGCGGGCAACCTCACCTAAGGGCGGCGCGCCTCCCCGCACAGACCCCTCTCCGGCACGGTGTCCGTACGCCCCCCTTCGGTCCCCTCCCCAAGGTGAGCCCCAACCGTGCCTCCCCGAGTTGAATGTGCTAGTCTTGGTTTAGGGTAACTCTTACCTCTACTGCctagaaggaaaaaaagaaaacactgtTAGGAGCAGATAGCAAATCAAACGAGTCACTGCTCACCATTAGCTCTGTTGGAGCAGTGAAGAGAATTTGATGCCATTGCTCTTTCGGATTCCAGACCGAAACCTGAGTCCTGTTCATCCTTTTAGCTGTGGGTTTGTCTGCTAATCTTATCTCATTTAATATCATTTATCCATCCATGATTCAATTAACTTCACTCAATGTGTGGATGTAGTTTATGTTTCCAGAAATTGGGAACGAAAGAAGCACCTCGgtgtatttatttttatttgttataATATAATGTGCAGGATTGTTTGGTGTGAAATCCATGCCTGTTCGTGAATGTGGATGGCTGCCTTGAGGATCCGCACGCCATCCGGTCCTGGGGAACACAGAAGGCGCAATCCTTCCAGCAGCCTGGCACAGCTGGGTCCGGATTTGATTGGGTTTAGTTCTTCACTGTTGCCAGTTGGTGTTGGTTATGTTGGGGACCACAGGCGCGTAAGCAGCACTGTTGTCACGTGCCGTGGGTTCTTTGTTGACAATGTAAGGAGGAAGAGCCATTCAAGGGCAAGCTTGAAGAATGGTTTGGTCTGCTCTTTAGATGGTGATGGTAGCAGGGAGTCTACTTTGTGTGTATCTGTTCCATCTGAAACTTTAAGTTGCAGCGAAGTGCCGTCAGTTTTGGGTCGAAAAATTGCACAGGGCATAGATGGTAACCCAAGGGCCTCTGCAGAAACAAAGAAAGAGGGGAAGTTATGGCAGAGATTCCGGGGTGGTAAGAAGTTGGGAAGGCGTAGAGCTCCCAAGCATGGCCTGGGAAAGGACAGGCATGGTCGCAAATCTGTAGGGAGAGATGATGATATCAATGCGGTTTTGTCCTGTATCAGCCAGGATTCCAGCATTGAGGAGTGCAATTCTGCTCTAATCCATCTTGAGAAGCACAGTGATGAGGAGGCTCTTAATTTCTTTGATTGGATGAAGGCTAATGGGAAGCTAAAGGGGAATGCTGATGCATATCACCTAGCTCTCCAAGCGATTGCCTGGAAGGAGGATTGGAAGACGGCCGAACTATTGCTTCATGAAATGGTTGCTGATTCGGACTGCGCATTGGATGCTCGAGCATTTAATGGGCTGATATATGTTTGTGCTAAAAGGAGGCTTGCTGATTGGGGAACAAAGTGGTTTCGCATGATGCTTGATAGACAAGTGCAGCCGAATGTGTCTACTATTGGTATGCTTATGGGTCTTTACCAGAAGACTGGGAACCTATCAGAAGCTGAATTCACTTTTGCAGAAATGAGGAATTGCAACATTAAGTGTGTTAATGCTTACTCAGCTATGGTTACTTTGTATACACGTTTAGGCCTTTTTGCCAAGTCTGAGGATGCTATTGTTCTAATGAACAGTGATGGAGTAGTTCCAAACATGGAAAATTGGTTGGTGAGGTTGAATGTGTACTGCCAACAGGGTAAAATGGAGGAGGCTGAATCGGTATTGCACTTCATGGTGGACAAAGGATTCACCCTGAATGTTGTAGCATACAATACTTTAATTACAGGATATGGAAAAAGTACCGATATACAGAAGGCAAAGAAAGTGTTTGACAGCCTTGGTAATGCAGGTTTAGCTCCTGATGAGACCACCTATAGATCAATGGTAGAAGGTTTAGGTAGAGCAGACAGATATGAAGAGGCAATTTCGTACTATAGGAAGCTCAAAAGTGCTGGCTTCCGACCAAATGCATCCAACTTTTACACTATGATCAGTCTACTAGCAAGACATGATGACAGTGAAGGTGCAGCTGAAATTCTGGAGGACATGAGGGCAGCTGGCTGTCAGTGTTCATCAATTGTTACTGTTCTTGTTCGGGCATATGGAACAGTAGGAAGAATGCATAAGGTTCTTTCAATTTTGAAATCTTGTttcttcaagaaaattttgtttGATGCCACCTCGTGCTCTATTTTAGTAACAGCATTTGTACAAAATTCTTTACTAGAGGAAGCTTTATTAATTCTGCGTGAAAAGAAGTGGAAAGATTCTGCTTTCGAGGAGAACTTATATCATATATTGATATGTTCTTGCAAAGAGGCTGGTAATTACAATGATGCTGTTAGGATATACAGTCAAATGCCTAAGTCTGGAACACATCCAAATCTCCGTATTTCTTGCACTATGATTGATGTTTTCAGCATGATGGAGAGATTTGCTGATGCTGAAACTATTTACCTTGAACTGAAAGCTTTGTCTACTGTCCTTGACATGATTGCTTACAGTGTAATTGTGAGGATGTATATTAAAGCAGAGCGACTAGAGGATGCCTGTTCAATTTTGGCAGAAAtagagaaacaaaaagaaatagTTCCTGATAAATACCTCTTTCTTGACATGCTTCGGACTTACCAAAAATGTGGTCTGCTTGAGAAGTTGGCTGATACATATTACTGGATACTTAAGAGTCAAGTTGAATGTGATGAAGCCATGTATAACTGCATTATTAACTGCTGTGGGCAGGCTATTCCTGTTGATGAGCTGTCAAGAATTTTTGATGAAATGATTCAACAGGGACACTTAACCACCACTGTTACCCTCAATGTATTGCTAAATATATATGGAAAAGCTGGGCTTTTTACTAGGGCTGAGAAGGTCTTTCTCATGGCTCGCAAGCAGGGACTGGTGGATATCATAACATACAATACCATTATTGCTGCATATGCGAAAAGTGGAAATTTTCGTAGTATGAATTATTTCATCCAAAGGATGCAGGATGCAGGGTTTCCTGTTTCTCTTGAGGCGTACAATTGCATGCTGGATGCTTATGGAAAGACAGGGCAACTGGAAGAGTTTGCTTCTGTTTTGCAGAAAATGAAGAGGGCAAAGTGCAAGTTTGATCACTACACGTATAATATAATGATCAATATTTATGGGAGAAGGGGTTGGATAGAGGATGTTGCAAATGTTCTTGCAGAGCTAAAGAGCCGAGGTGTTGAACCAGATTTGTACAGTTACAATACCTTGATAAAAGCATATGGGATAGCAAGAATGCCTGAAGAGGCTGTCAAACTGATGCAAGAGATGAGGATTCAAGGTATCAACCCTGATAGGGTGACATATACTAACCTCATTGCTGCCCTACAAAGGAATGAAAATTTCCTGGAAGCTGTTAAATGGTCTCTCTGGATGAAGCAAACAGGAGTTGTAGGGCGTGGAACTCGAGCATAATGTTCCAAAGGCATTTTGAGTTCTGTTTGGCAATGACCTCAACTCTGAAtgttttcttcaagttgcaacTGACTGCATGCTTGCTACTGTACAGAAGAGAGTAGCTGATTGTTATGTAAGTGCTACAGATGTCCAGAAATCTAGCCTATTGTTCTTATATGAGATGAAATTCAGCCAATATGAATAAAAGGAGGAAGTTTGTATCATACCCATCATACTGTTGTAAATTTACTTATCAGTGGTTTAACCATTTGTGCAATGTTCTTATggtgtcgcctaggcgacaaggcgctcCCCTATTTTGGCCCGCCTAGGCGGTTTAGCCTGCCCAGGcgtcgccttagcccgcctaggcggcTAGGCGGTGGTGACTCGCCACAACTCGCCTTAACGCCGTAAGAACATTGCATTTGTGAGACATCAAAGTCAAATAAGAAATACAGTTACAGTTTTGAATTCTCCTGTTCTTCTGTCTGACATGGGTGAGTACAATGTTGTCGTTACCTCATCTTCTCAGAAGTACTTTTGGCCTTGATT
This sequence is a window from Panicum virgatum strain AP13 chromosome 7K, P.virgatum_v5, whole genome shotgun sequence. Protein-coding genes within it:
- the LOC120640743 gene encoding pentatricopeptide repeat-containing protein At4g30825, chloroplastic-like; the encoded protein is MWMAALRIRTPSGPGEHRRRNPSSSLAQLGPDLIGFSSSLLPVGVGYVGDHRRVSSTVVTCRGFFVDNVRRKSHSRASLKNGLVCSLDGDGSRESTLCVSVPSETLSCSEVPSVLGRKIAQGIDGNPRASAETKKEGKLWQRFRGGKKLGRRRAPKHGLGKDRHGRKSVGRDDDINAVLSCISQDSSIEECNSALIHLEKHSDEEALNFFDWMKANGKLKGNADAYHLALQAIAWKEDWKTAELLLHEMVADSDCALDARAFNGLIYVCAKRRLADWGTKWFRMMLDRQVQPNVSTIGMLMGLYQKTGNLSEAEFTFAEMRNCNIKCVNAYSAMVTLYTRLGLFAKSEDAIVLMNSDGVVPNMENWLVRLNVYCQQGKMEEAESVLHFMVDKGFTLNVVAYNTLITGYGKSTDIQKAKKVFDSLGNAGLAPDETTYRSMVEGLGRADRYEEAISYYRKLKSAGFRPNASNFYTMISLLARHDDSEGAAEILEDMRAAGCQCSSIVTVLVRAYGTVGRMHKVLSILKSCFFKKILFDATSCSILVTAFVQNSLLEEALLILREKKWKDSAFEENLYHILICSCKEAGNYNDAVRIYSQMPKSGTHPNLRISCTMIDVFSMMERFADAETIYLELKALSTVLDMIAYSVIVRMYIKAERLEDACSILAEIEKQKEIVPDKYLFLDMLRTYQKCGLLEKLADTYYWILKSQVECDEAMYNCIINCCGQAIPVDELSRIFDEMIQQGHLTTTVTLNVLLNIYGKAGLFTRAEKVFLMARKQGLVDIITYNTIIAAYAKSGNFRSMNYFIQRMQDAGFPVSLEAYNCMLDAYGKTGQLEEFASVLQKMKRAKCKFDHYTYNIMINIYGRRGWIEDVANVLAELKSRGVEPDLYSYNTLIKAYGIARMPEEAVKLMQEMRIQGINPDRVTYTNLIAALQRNENFLEAVKWSLWMKQTGVVGRGTRA